Proteins co-encoded in one Ruegeria sp. HKCCD4315 genomic window:
- a CDS encoding VapE domain-containing protein → MNDNTPTPQQQQTFGWHMWALRLGFMGTIPVIPPGAELHEDSKVDPDTCGKVPGDFYAGKWNGLGRWPSFVMSEFMATRFDQLHANVGLIQGRDWVSFDADLTDPVLANAIHQHIWNRGGAQWPVRVGQEPKKLWLFRVDGDPIKSMQVNFRIDDNPDNIQGLEIRGTKTQVVIAGTHPTGVPYQWFNWDMMSLHAFPSINAELLHELVEECCVIIEQHGWKRGRKTRHNNADGTGSDLGAEPFDPALVPEVMAYLKNDELSYDDWRRVAFALKASLGGNGLPYFQQWSALATKNDPLATDRLWMEIEPDNSVGFGTLVTLARECTGGVLPGNLDERVRLAAKLKGAVQAGMPMDGQILLPPGVDGPVTAPDAPAMPPMVPVNREFMPHAVNGNQEVIINSMANVVAYMHNTPEWHDCFAWDSFARRIIVTVPFPGMIDPEPGRALTKNDQQRIRAALLRHPMFPRIQQSDVDTAITLRAEDNRFEPVQQYLTGLVWDGVRRLDGWLVTYGGVDPSGGAYVAQVGRKWLIGAVARAMDPGCQMDNGLILEGEQGVGKSSLLRALVPVDEWFTDSLPGLDNERIAVNMAGKWIVEMAELTSILKSELEDARHFMTRRYDEQRTMHTELQARYPRRCVLAGSTNRDDYLKDAAGERRFWIVECTLPLDVAGLIRDRDQIWAEAYQAYSSGEKWHLDRDIAAQAKIIQQERVEEDEWHVRIANYLEGRDVVTIPEIKSVIGDDALIPRQRPSAKKRIESVLKRLGWKHTKGDMKVTDPNRGNKQFRKKV, encoded by the coding sequence ATGAATGACAATACACCCACCCCGCAGCAACAGCAAACTTTTGGATGGCATATGTGGGCGTTGCGCCTTGGGTTTATGGGTACCATCCCGGTCATTCCGCCCGGTGCTGAACTACATGAAGACAGTAAGGTTGATCCGGATACCTGCGGCAAGGTGCCGGGGGATTTCTATGCCGGAAAGTGGAACGGCTTGGGACGCTGGCCATCGTTTGTCATGTCGGAATTCATGGCGACCCGGTTTGACCAACTGCACGCCAATGTCGGATTGATACAGGGCCGCGACTGGGTGTCATTTGATGCGGACCTGACCGATCCGGTTCTGGCCAACGCGATCCACCAGCACATCTGGAACCGGGGCGGGGCACAGTGGCCCGTGCGCGTCGGACAGGAACCGAAGAAGCTGTGGCTGTTTCGCGTCGATGGTGATCCGATCAAGTCGATGCAGGTGAACTTCCGGATCGATGACAATCCGGACAACATCCAAGGCTTAGAGATACGCGGCACCAAAACCCAAGTGGTCATTGCCGGAACGCATCCGACCGGCGTGCCGTATCAGTGGTTCAATTGGGACATGATGTCGTTGCACGCGTTCCCGTCCATTAATGCTGAACTGCTGCACGAACTGGTCGAAGAATGCTGCGTCATCATCGAACAGCACGGCTGGAAACGCGGACGCAAAACCAGACACAACAATGCCGACGGCACCGGGTCCGATCTTGGGGCGGAACCGTTCGATCCCGCACTGGTGCCGGAAGTGATGGCGTATCTGAAGAACGATGAACTGTCATATGACGATTGGCGACGGGTCGCGTTTGCGTTGAAGGCGTCATTGGGTGGGAACGGCTTGCCCTACTTCCAGCAATGGTCCGCACTGGCCACTAAGAATGACCCGCTGGCAACGGACCGGCTATGGATGGAAATCGAACCGGACAACAGCGTCGGATTCGGCACGCTGGTCACCTTGGCCCGCGAATGTACCGGGGGCGTATTGCCCGGTAATCTGGACGAACGCGTCAGATTAGCAGCCAAGCTGAAAGGCGCTGTGCAGGCCGGTATGCCCATGGATGGGCAGATACTGCTGCCACCGGGCGTTGACGGCCCTGTGACGGCCCCTGACGCGCCTGCGATGCCGCCCATGGTCCCGGTCAATCGGGAGTTTATGCCGCACGCGGTCAATGGCAATCAGGAAGTCATCATCAACAGCATGGCCAATGTCGTCGCGTATATGCACAACACGCCTGAATGGCACGATTGCTTTGCATGGGATTCCTTTGCCCGTCGGATCATCGTGACCGTTCCATTCCCCGGCATGATCGATCCGGAACCGGGCCGCGCGCTGACCAAGAACGATCAGCAACGCATCCGTGCCGCACTGCTTCGCCATCCCATGTTCCCGCGCATCCAGCAATCGGATGTGGACACCGCCATCACGCTGCGTGCTGAAGACAACCGTTTCGAGCCGGTGCAACAATATCTGACCGGGCTGGTCTGGGACGGCGTACGGCGTCTGGATGGGTGGTTGGTCACCTACGGGGGCGTTGACCCCTCTGGCGGGGCGTACGTCGCGCAGGTGGGCCGCAAATGGTTGATCGGGGCTGTGGCCCGCGCCATGGACCCCGGATGCCAGATGGACAATGGTTTGATCCTTGAAGGCGAACAGGGTGTCGGCAAGTCGTCACTGCTTCGCGCGCTGGTCCCGGTCGATGAATGGTTCACCGACAGTCTGCCCGGTTTGGACAATGAACGGATCGCGGTGAACATGGCCGGTAAGTGGATTGTCGAAATGGCTGAATTGACGTCGATCTTGAAATCAGAACTGGAAGACGCACGCCACTTCATGACGCGCCGATATGATGAACAGCGGACCATGCACACCGAACTTCAGGCCCGGTATCCACGCCGCTGCGTTCTGGCCGGATCGACCAACCGGGATGATTACCTGAAGGACGCAGCCGGTGAACGTCGGTTCTGGATCGTGGAATGCACGCTGCCGTTGGATGTGGCTGGTTTGATCCGCGACCGCGATCAGATTTGGGCCGAAGCGTATCAGGCATATTCGAGTGGTGAAAAGTGGCATCTGGATCGCGACATCGCAGCGCAAGCCAAGATCATCCAGCAGGAACGCGTCGAAGAAGATGAATGGCACGTTCGGATTGCGAATTATCTGGAAGGTCGGGATGTGGTGACGATCCCAGAAATAAAATCTGTGATTGGTGATGATGCACTTATCCCACGCCAACGACCATCAGCGAAAAAGCGGATTGAATCTGTGCTGAAACGGTTGGGTTGGAAGCACACCAAGGGTGACATGAAAGTGACTGACCCCAATCGTGGCAACAAACAATTCCGCAAGAAAGTGTAG